One part of the Mycolicibacterium aromaticivorans JS19b1 = JCM 16368 genome encodes these proteins:
- a CDS encoding glycosyltransferase family 1 protein, whose amino-acid sequence MKALRRFTVRAHLPERLAALGRLSTNLRWSWDKPTQDLFASIDPRLWLQTGQDPVALLGAVAPARLDELAEDEQFLAVLDQLAADLDDYLSRPMWYQEQDAASMPTGIAYFSMEFGVAEVLPNYSGGLGILAGDHLKSASDLGLPLIAVGLYYRSGYFRQSLTADGWQHENYPSLDPQGLPLRLLADAAGAPVLVELAMPDAKVLRARVWVAQVGRIPLLLLDSDIPENEHDLRNVTDRLYGGDQEHRIKQELLAGIGGIRAVRAFTAIDGRPTPDVYHMNEGHAGFLGVERIREYISEQKLDFDTALTLVRASTVFTTHTPVPAGIDRFPVDMVQMYFGDDGKDGLLPEVPVGRVLAFGAEDDPSKFNMAHMGLRLAQRANGVSLLHGRVSRAMFDELWPGFDPAEVPIGSITNGVHGPTWAAPQWLELGRELAGSTEALREPNVWARLQQVDTGHIWWIRSQLRALLVEDVRQRLRRSWLERGASEAELGWIATAFDPEVLTIGFARRVPTYKRLTLMLRDPQRLEALLLDKDKPLQLIVAGKSHPADDAGKALIQQIVRFADRPEVRHRIAFLPDYDMSMARQLYWGCDVWLNNPLRPLEACGTSGMKSALNGGLNLSIRDGWWDEWYDGENGWEIPTADGLADENRRDDIESAALYNLLEQSVTPTFYDRDDKGVPTRWVEMVRHTLQGLGPKVLASRMVRDYTEKYYAPAAQSFRRTSAPIDGLPFGAARDLSAYRQRVREAWPHIEVTDVDSTGLPDTPLLGSELTLTATVALAGLKPDDVDVQAVLGRVDAADALQDPVTVDMVHSGSGDGGTDVFSTTTPLPVAGSVGYTVRVLPHHPLLAGDNELGLVTLA is encoded by the coding sequence GTGAAGGCCCTCCGCAGGTTCACGGTCCGTGCCCATTTGCCCGAGCGGCTGGCAGCCCTCGGCCGGTTGTCCACCAACCTGCGTTGGTCGTGGGACAAGCCGACACAAGATCTCTTCGCATCGATCGATCCGCGACTGTGGCTGCAGACCGGTCAGGATCCGGTGGCGCTGCTCGGCGCGGTCGCCCCGGCCCGACTCGACGAATTGGCCGAGGACGAGCAGTTCCTCGCCGTTCTCGATCAGCTCGCGGCGGACCTGGACGACTACCTGAGCCGGCCCATGTGGTATCAGGAGCAAGACGCCGCGTCGATGCCGACGGGTATCGCATATTTCTCGATGGAGTTCGGCGTCGCTGAAGTGCTGCCGAACTATTCGGGCGGCCTGGGCATTCTGGCCGGTGACCATCTGAAGTCGGCATCGGATCTGGGCCTGCCGCTGATCGCTGTCGGCTTGTATTACCGGTCCGGGTATTTCCGGCAGTCATTGACAGCCGACGGCTGGCAGCACGAGAACTATCCGTCGCTGGATCCGCAGGGGCTGCCGCTTCGGCTCCTCGCCGACGCCGCGGGCGCGCCGGTGCTCGTCGAGCTGGCGATGCCGGACGCGAAGGTGCTGCGCGCGAGGGTGTGGGTGGCGCAGGTGGGCCGGATCCCGCTGTTGCTCTTGGATTCTGACATCCCCGAAAACGAGCACGATTTGCGCAACGTGACCGACCGGCTCTACGGCGGCGACCAGGAGCATCGCATCAAGCAGGAGTTGCTCGCCGGGATCGGCGGCATTCGGGCCGTCCGTGCGTTCACCGCCATCGACGGTCGGCCGACGCCGGACGTTTACCACATGAACGAGGGCCACGCCGGCTTCCTGGGGGTTGAGCGGATCCGCGAATACATCTCCGAGCAGAAGCTGGATTTCGATACCGCGCTGACGCTCGTGCGGGCCAGCACGGTCTTCACCACCCACACGCCGGTGCCGGCGGGAATCGACCGATTCCCGGTGGACATGGTGCAGATGTACTTCGGCGATGACGGGAAAGATGGCCTGCTGCCGGAGGTTCCGGTCGGACGGGTGCTCGCGTTCGGCGCCGAGGACGACCCGTCGAAGTTCAACATGGCGCACATGGGCCTGCGGTTGGCGCAGCGCGCGAACGGGGTGTCCCTGCTGCACGGGCGGGTCAGCCGCGCGATGTTCGACGAGCTCTGGCCTGGCTTCGACCCGGCTGAGGTGCCGATCGGCTCGATCACCAACGGTGTGCACGGCCCCACCTGGGCGGCCCCGCAGTGGTTGGAGCTCGGGCGGGAACTCGCCGGTTCCACCGAGGCGCTGCGCGAACCCAACGTCTGGGCGCGGCTGCAACAGGTCGACACCGGTCACATCTGGTGGATCCGCTCTCAGCTGCGCGCGTTGCTGGTCGAAGACGTGCGCCAGCGGCTGCGCCGGTCGTGGCTGGAGCGCGGCGCATCTGAGGCCGAACTCGGCTGGATTGCAACGGCTTTCGACCCTGAGGTGCTGACCATCGGCTTCGCCCGCCGGGTGCCCACCTACAAGCGTCTGACCCTGATGCTGCGTGATCCGCAACGACTCGAGGCGCTGCTCCTGGACAAGGACAAGCCTCTGCAGCTGATCGTCGCAGGCAAGTCACACCCGGCCGACGATGCGGGCAAGGCGCTGATCCAGCAGATCGTGCGGTTCGCGGACCGGCCGGAAGTGCGCCACCGCATCGCCTTCCTACCCGACTACGACATGTCGATGGCCCGTCAGTTGTACTGGGGCTGCGACGTGTGGCTGAACAACCCGCTGCGTCCGCTGGAGGCCTGCGGCACGTCGGGGATGAAGAGCGCGCTGAACGGCGGGCTCAACCTGTCCATCCGCGACGGCTGGTGGGACGAGTGGTACGACGGCGAAAATGGCTGGGAGATACCGACAGCCGACGGCCTGGCCGACGAGAACCGCCGCGACGACATCGAGTCCGCAGCGCTCTACAACCTGCTTGAGCAGTCGGTGACGCCGACGTTCTACGACCGCGACGACAAGGGTGTGCCGACCCGCTGGGTGGAGATGGTCCGACACACCTTGCAGGGCCTCGGGCCCAAGGTGCTGGCTTCCCGTATGGTGCGCGACTACACCGAGAAGTACTACGCGCCCGCCGCGCAGTCGTTCCGCCGCACCAGTGCACCGATCGACGGCCTGCCGTTCGGGGCGGCACGTGACCTGTCGGCTTACCGGCAACGCGTCCGGGAGGCGTGGCCGCACATCGAGGTCACCGATGTCGACAGCACCGGGCTGCCCGACACCCCTCTGCTGGGGTCGGAGCTCACCCTCACCGCGACCGTCGCGCTGGCCGGGCTGAAACCCGACGATGTCGACGTGCAGGCGGTGCTCGGCCGGGTCGATGCCGCCGACGCCCTGCAGGACCCCGTCACGGTGGACATGGTGCACTCGGGTTCCGGTGACGGCGGGACCGACGTCTTCTCGACGACGACCCCGCTGCCGGTGGCCGGTTCGGTGGGCTACACCGTCCGTGTGCTGCCGCATCATCCGCTACTGGCCGGTGACAACGAGCTCGGACTCGTCACGCTGGCGTAG
- a CDS encoding MspA family porin, whose product MFVRRAALMALVGTLLAVPVPASADPDPGGPDLSQPAAAADPAAPTIDDGKVASTPPAITKSPDGWTLTISAKDEVQMPIAPLTTAISSREYSVSGVFNGALDGSGDNPRGVFEVGYQIGCGIDMSTSNGVALGGTIGANTSLGIIGLDFPNNAAEGLLPGVGGSIGGAITVGLKPGIINIVPVTKKQYKGDRPWVSISNFHVKIDGCVGESFIRSYATLSKSTDEGDAILSWYGVTKKI is encoded by the coding sequence GTGTTTGTTCGTCGCGCAGCGCTCATGGCGCTGGTGGGCACCTTGTTGGCCGTGCCGGTGCCGGCATCGGCCGATCCTGATCCCGGCGGCCCCGACCTGAGTCAGCCCGCCGCCGCGGCCGACCCGGCCGCCCCGACGATCGATGACGGGAAGGTGGCCTCGACGCCGCCGGCGATCACGAAATCGCCGGATGGATGGACGCTGACGATCTCGGCCAAGGACGAGGTGCAGATGCCGATCGCACCACTGACGACCGCGATCTCCTCACGGGAGTACTCCGTCAGCGGTGTCTTCAACGGCGCGCTCGACGGCTCCGGCGACAACCCGAGGGGTGTGTTCGAGGTCGGCTACCAGATCGGGTGCGGCATAGACATGAGCACCTCCAACGGCGTTGCCCTGGGCGGCACCATCGGGGCGAACACGTCGCTGGGGATCATCGGGCTGGACTTTCCCAACAACGCGGCCGAGGGGTTGCTGCCGGGTGTCGGCGGCAGCATCGGCGGCGCGATCACCGTCGGTCTCAAGCCCGGCATCATCAACATCGTCCCGGTGACCAAGAAGCAGTACAAGGGCGACCGGCCATGGGTGTCGATCAGTAACTTCCACGTGAAAATCGATGGCTGCGTGGGGGAGTCGTTCATTCGCTCGTACGCCACATTGAGCAAGTCCACCGATGAAGGTGACGCGATCCTGTCCTGGTACGGGGTGACCAAGAAGATCTAG
- a CDS encoding DUF3887 domain-containing protein: protein MDLLESVRAAYDAQQQAEAVTAEAVHQAREAGRTWQEIGEVLGVSHQAAVQRYGNPSPLAEADELATTVIDDLAQSRWSHVSARFDATMREQLTDEGLAFGWTEIAKRAGAYQNHGDTSAVRIGEVTTTNTRLSFEAGEFVARITFRDDQTIAGLFILNPEAAAAT from the coding sequence GTGGATCTACTTGAATCCGTGCGCGCGGCGTACGACGCTCAACAACAGGCCGAGGCGGTGACGGCAGAAGCCGTGCACCAAGCGCGCGAGGCAGGCAGAACGTGGCAGGAGATCGGCGAGGTCCTCGGCGTGTCCCACCAGGCCGCAGTGCAGCGCTACGGAAACCCGAGTCCGCTCGCCGAAGCCGACGAGTTGGCCACAACCGTGATCGACGATCTTGCACAGAGTCGGTGGTCTCATGTCAGTGCTCGTTTCGACGCCACGATGCGCGAGCAACTCACCGACGAAGGTCTCGCCTTCGGGTGGACTGAGATAGCCAAAAGGGCTGGCGCGTATCAGAACCACGGAGACACCAGCGCAGTGCGTATCGGTGAGGTCACGACCACCAACACCCGGCTGTCCTTCGAGGCGGGAGAATTCGTCGCTCGCATCACCTTCCGCGACGACCAGACGATTGCCGGGCTGTTCATCCTGAATCCCGAAGCGGCCGCCGCGACGTGA
- a CDS encoding neutral zinc metallopeptidase, which produces MRRRHLARLLAVASAAVVLAGCGTTISGKAVSVFDDPFKVGGLQAVDGASGLRSDAEKPTRRVSHSDGGKIDELGAQSISDLEAFWKDNYKGSFDGEFRPVKDLISWDSNEYDGEFCGDTTSDLINAGFCDDDNTIGWDRGVLMPALRQANGDMAITMVLAHEYGHAIQKMAKLNKKGTPTLVAEQQADCLAGVYMRWVAEGNSKRFTLSTGDGLNNLLAAMISFRDPLLSQGDYADSGDEHGSAFERISAFQFGFTDGPTSCAAIDAQEIGQRRGDLPIELQRDQTGEWPVSEESVRSIIAAMNIVFTPKKPPTLSLDATSASKCPDARPSPPVSYCPATNTIAIDLPGLEKMGASNEGQDNVLITGDNTAYSVLVSRYMLALQHERGGLVLDNAEAGLRTACLTGVATTKLSKEVTTPDGNTVALTAGDIDEAVSGLLTNGLAAGDVNGESVPAGFNRIDAFRIGVLGDQDRCIKRFP; this is translated from the coding sequence ATGCGCCGACGACACCTCGCACGCCTGCTCGCCGTCGCGAGCGCCGCTGTGGTGCTGGCCGGTTGCGGGACCACCATCTCCGGAAAGGCCGTGTCCGTCTTCGACGATCCGTTCAAGGTCGGCGGCCTGCAGGCGGTGGACGGTGCCAGCGGCTTGCGCTCAGATGCGGAGAAGCCGACGCGAAGGGTTTCGCACAGTGACGGCGGCAAGATCGACGAGCTCGGCGCCCAGTCGATCAGCGATCTGGAGGCGTTCTGGAAGGACAACTACAAGGGCTCGTTCGACGGGGAATTCCGACCCGTCAAGGACCTGATCTCCTGGGACTCCAACGAATACGACGGCGAATTCTGCGGCGACACCACCTCCGACCTGATCAACGCAGGCTTCTGCGACGACGACAACACCATCGGCTGGGATCGCGGCGTGCTGATGCCCGCACTGCGACAAGCCAACGGCGACATGGCGATCACGATGGTGCTGGCTCACGAATACGGGCACGCGATTCAGAAAATGGCCAAGCTCAACAAAAAGGGCACCCCCACTCTGGTGGCCGAGCAGCAGGCCGACTGCCTCGCCGGCGTCTACATGCGGTGGGTGGCCGAAGGCAACTCGAAGCGGTTCACGTTGAGCACCGGTGATGGGCTGAACAACCTTCTGGCCGCGATGATTTCGTTCCGCGACCCGCTACTCAGCCAGGGCGACTACGCCGACAGCGGCGACGAGCACGGGTCGGCGTTCGAGCGGATCTCGGCCTTCCAGTTCGGCTTCACCGACGGACCGACGTCGTGTGCCGCCATCGACGCCCAGGAGATCGGCCAGCGCCGCGGAGACTTGCCGATCGAACTGCAGCGCGACCAGACCGGGGAGTGGCCGGTCAGCGAGGAGTCGGTCCGCTCGATCATCGCAGCGATGAACATCGTGTTCACGCCGAAGAAGCCGCCCACCCTGAGCCTGGACGCCACATCGGCGTCGAAATGCCCTGACGCCCGGCCCAGTCCGCCGGTGTCCTACTGCCCGGCCACCAACACGATCGCCATCGACCTGCCGGGGCTGGAGAAGATGGGCGCCTCCAACGAAGGTCAGGACAACGTCCTGATCACCGGCGACAACACCGCCTACTCCGTACTGGTGTCGCGCTACATGCTCGCGTTGCAGCACGAGCGCGGCGGACTGGTACTCGACAACGCCGAAGCCGGCTTGCGCACCGCGTGCCTGACCGGCGTCGCGACCACCAAGCTGTCCAAAGAGGTCACCACCCCGGACGGCAACACCGTCGCGCTGACGGCCGGCGACATCGACGAGGCGGTGTCGGGTCTGCTGACCAACGGCCTGGCCGCCGGCGACGTCAACGGCGAGTCGGTGCCCGCGGGCTTCAATCGCATCGACGCGTTCCGCATCGGAGTGCTCGGCGACCAGGACCGGTGCATCAAACGCTTCCCTTAG